CCGCCGAGGACGAGGAGCACTTCACCACGCACCGGGCCCTGGCGCCGCGCTCGCTGATGATCGTCCCGCTGGTGGCGCGCGGACGGACGCTGGGCGCCATCACCTTCGCCTCCGCCGGGGAGTCGGGCCGGCGCTATGGCCCGGCGGACCTCTCGCTCGCCGAGGGCCTGGCCTCCCGGGCCGCCCTCACCCTGGACAACGCCCGGCTCTACAAGGACTCACAACAGGCCACGCATGCGCGCGACGAGGTGCTCGCCGTCGTCTCGCATGATCTGCGCAACCCCCTCAATGTCATCTCCCTGGGGGCGACCTACCTGCTCAAGCACCTGCCCCAGGGCCCGGAGGGGGCGTCGTGGCGCAAGCACGCGGAGCTCATGCGGCGCTCGGCGGACCGGTCCGTCCATCTCATCCAGGATCTGCTGGAGGTGGCGAAGATCGAAACCGGGCGGCTGATGGTGGAGAGCGAGGCGCAGGACGTGGGCCAACTGGTGGAGGAGGCCATCGAGCTGCACCGGCCGTTGGCGGAGGCACGGCGGTTGCGGCTGGAGCGGGAGCTGGAGGCGGAGCTGCCGCGGGTGCTGGCGGACCGGGGCCGGGTGCTCCAGGTGTTCTCCAACCTCATCGGCAATGCGTTGCGCTACACGCCCGAGGGCGGCCGCATCACCGTGCGGGCCCGGCGCGAGGGCCGGTTCGTGCGCTTCTTCGTGAGCGACACCGGCAAGGGGATTGCCCCGGAGCACCTGCCGCACCTCTTCGAGCGCTACTGGCAGCCGAAGGGGACGCGAGAGGGGGCGGGGCTGGGGCTGCCCATCGCCAAGGGCATCATCGAGGCCCACGGCGGCTACATCCTGGTGGAGAGCGAGCCGGGGAAGGGCAGCACCTTCTCCTTCACCTTGCCGGTGGACGAGGCGCCAGCAGGGCGGTGAGGACGTGGTCGCGCCAGCGGCCGTCGATGAGGACGAGCTCGCGCGCGAGGCCCTCGACGGAGAAGCCCAGGCGGCGCAGCACGGCGGCGCTGCGGTGGTTGTCCGGCAGGTGGTTGGCGTGGATGCGGTGCAGGCCCATGGCGCCGAAGGCGTAGTCGCACACGGCGCGCACGGCCTCGCTCATGAGTCCCTGGCCCTGGGCGCGGTGGTCGAGCCCGAAGCCCATCTCGCAAGACTGGAGGGGCCCGCGGCGGATGTCGGTGAGGGACACGCTGCCGAGCACGGGGGCGGAGGAGAGCGGGAGCTCGCGAGACAGCATGAAGAGACGCAGGGCGAGGCCTCGGCGCCAGTCCTCGGCGTCCTGGGCCAGACGCGAGCGCCACCAGGTGACGGTGAAGAAGTTGTCGGGGCGCGCGGGCGAGACGGGACCGAGGTGATCCCGGTTGGCCTCGTGGTAGGCGAGCACACGCGCGGCCCCGTCCGGCGGGAGCAGGGCCAGGTTGAGCCGCGCGGTGGTGAGGAGGACGGGGGTGGGGTCCGAGGGCATGACGGGCGGCGGGAAGGCTAGCGCGTCCAGGGGCTCGCGCGTGCGCCGTGAAGGGGAGGCTCGACAGCGGACGGCCGCTCACGTTGACTGGTGGAGGTTGGAGCCCGCCATATGACACCGCGCATCGTCGAGGGAGACCTGCTGGAGCAGCGGGTCGACGCCATCGTGAACGCCTGGAACCGGAACATCATCCCGTGGTGGCTGCTGCTGCCCCAGGGGGTTTCAGGGGCCATCAAGAAACGGGGCGGGCTGGCGCCGTTCCGCGAGCTGGCTCGGGTGGGGCCGATGCCGCTCGGCTCGGCCGTGGTCACCTCGGCGGGCCGGCTGCCCTACCGGGGCATCATCCACGTGGCGGGCATCAACCTGCTCTGGCGCTCGTCGGAGCGAGCCATCCGCGACTCGGTGACGAACGCGCTCGCACGGGCCCGGGAGCACGGCTTCGGCTCCGTGGCGTTCCCGATCATCGGCGCCGGCAGCGGCGGCTTCGACGAGGCCCGGGCCCTCGAGGTGATGGTGTCCACGCTGGAGGCGGGTGACGCGGAGCTCGACGTCACCGTGGTCCGCTACCGGCGGCGTTGAGGCGGAGATTGAGGTAGACAGCCCCCATGCGCCTGCACCTCGTCGACGGTACCTATGAGCTCTACCGTGCCCACTTCTCGCCCCGTCCCGGAGCCACCGCTCCCGATGGCCGGGATGTGAAGGCCACCGTCGGGCTCATCTCCTCGATGCTCGCGTTGATGCACGACGCCAGCGAGTCCGTGACGCACGTGGCCCTGGCCTTCGACAATCCCATCCGCTCGTTCCGCAATGCGCTCTTCGCCGGCTACAAGTCCGATGACGGCGTTCCCCCGAGCTTCATGCCCAGTTCGACCTCGCCGAGGACGCCATGCGCGCGCTCGGACTCACCGTCTGGTCCATGAAGGACTTCGAGGCGGATGACGCGCTCGCCACCGCCTCCGCGCGCTGGGCCGGGAAGGTGGAGCAGGTGCGGCTGCTCACTCCCGACAAGGACCTCGGCCAGTGCGTGCGCGGCGGCAAGGTGGTCCTGGTGGACCGCAAGCAGCAGAAGGAGCTCGACGAGGACGCGGTGCGGGCGAAGCTCGGCGTTGCTCCGGCGAGTGTGCCGGACCTGCTGGCACTCGTGGGCGATGAGGCCGACGGCATCCCCGGCCTGCCCGGCTTCGGAGAGAAGGGCGCGTCCGCTCTGCTCAACGCCTACGGCCACCTGGAGGCCATTCCCGCCGACGCGAGCGCCTGGTCCGTACGCCCTCGCGGCGCGGACAAGCTCGCCGCCACCCTGCGCGAGCACCGCGAGGACGCGCTGCTGTACCGCAAGCTGGCCACCCTGGTGACGGACGCGCCCCTGTCCGAGTCGCTCGAGGACCTCGCCTGGGCCGGCGTCCCCCGGGCGCGCTTCCTCGCGCTGTGCGACTCCCTCGGGCTCACCACGCTCAAGACGCGCCCCAAGCGCTGGGCCGCCGACACCGATTGAGCAGACAGTTGAGCAGACAGGTTGTCAGTTGTGCAGGCCTCTGCACGCATGCGGCTCCCGGCGAGGGGGGGACTGGCCGCTCCCTCGCGGGCTGTGTTGATAATCCCTGCATGAAAAGACTCTCGCTCCTGCTCGCGGTGTGTCTGGGAAAACTGGTGCTGTCGGGCTGTGCGTCGACGGGCATGGCTCGCACCCTGGACCCGGGACAGTTCCAGTTCTCCGTCTCTCCCTCGGCCCAGATCAGTGTGGGCAGCTCCGGCCTCGGAAATAATGTCCCCGCCCCGCAGCTCGAGCTGGGTGCGCGTTATGGCGTGACCGAGCGGATCGATGTCGGCGCCAAGGTGTACTTCCCAGGTGTCGAGGCGGATGTCCGGTTCGGTCTCCTGCGCGCCCCTTCGCTTCAGAGTGGGGTGGATCTCACGCTCGCCCCCAGCGTCGATTACCTGCCGTTCCTGAGCACCAATACGCCGTGGATCGTCTCCCTGCCGCTGCTGGTCGGCCTGAACTTCAACGGGAGTCAGCTCACCCTCGGCCCGCGTGTGTCCTATCTCCTTCCGTCGGAGAACAGGGAGTCCGGGAACACGTTCCTGGTGGGCACCTCGGTGGGATACGCCGTCCCCCTCAACCCGTCCATCCGCTTCATCACCGAGCTCTCCGTGCTCGCGGCCCCCGCGTCCCTGGGCAGCGATGGGGTGCTCTGCCGGGCCGGTATCGGCTTCACCTTCGGAGGTTACGCCGAGGAGTGAGTCGGGGGTTGCATGGCGCCCAGAAATGGCGCACATGGGCTCGGGGTTGAAAACCGCTATGTCCACCGAGCTGAAGCCCATCGGGCTGAACATTCCTGGCAACGACGACACCTGGATCCCCTCCATCGAGGACATGCCCTTCCACCGTCTGGGGGGCGAGGCGGGGGTCCAGGCCCTGGCCGAGGCCTTCTACGACGCCATGGATGCGAGCGAGCCCGCGCTCGCCCGCCTGCACGAGCTGGATGAGCACGGCAAGGTGTCGCGCGGCATGCGCGAGCGCTTCGGCCTCTTCCTCATCGGCTGGCTGGGCGGGCCCCAGCACTACATGGAGAAGCACGGCCACCCGCGCCTGCGCATGCGCCACGGCCATGTCCCCGTGGACGTCGCCCAGCGCGACGCCTGGCTGCGCTGCATGCAGCGCGCGATGGATGCCCGTGGCGTGAAGGGCAACGTGCGCCGCTTCCTCGACAACCGCTTCGCCGAAGTGGCCGACTTCCTGCGCAACGTCGAGGGCTGAGTGAAGATCTGGGTCGACGCCGATGCGTGTCCGGGGCCGGTGCGGGACATCCTCCTGAGGGCCTCGCAGCGCCTGCGCGTCCCCACCGTCTTCGTGGCCAACAAGCGCCTCACCCTGCCTCGCTCGGAGCTCGTCTCCACCGTGCAGGTGGGCGCGGGGCTCGACGTGGCGGATGGCTACATCGCCTCCTCCGCCGAGTCCGGAGACCTCGCCGTCACCCAGGACATCCCCCTCGCCGCGCTGCTCGTCCCCAAGGGCGTGGTGGTGCTCGACCCCCGG
The sequence above is drawn from the Archangium gephyra genome and encodes:
- a CDS encoding GNAT family N-acetyltransferase — its product is MPSDPTPVLLTTARLNLALLPPDGAARVLAYHEANRDHLGPVSPARPDNFFTVTWWRSRLAQDAEDWRRGLALRLFMLSRELPLSSAPVLGSVSLTDIRRGPLQSCEMGFGLDHRAQGQGLMSEAVRAVCDYAFGAMGLHRIHANHLPDNHRSAAVLRRLGFSVEGLARELVLIDGRWRDHVLTALLAPRPPAR
- a CDS encoding macro domain-containing protein, whose product is MTPRIVEGDLLEQRVDAIVNAWNRNIIPWWLLLPQGVSGAIKKRGGLAPFRELARVGPMPLGSAVVTSAGRLPYRGIIHVAGINLLWRSSERAIRDSVTNALARAREHGFGSVAFPIIGAGSGGFDEARALEVMVSTLEAGDAELDVTVVRYRRR
- a CDS encoding group II truncated hemoglobin, producing the protein MSTELKPIGLNIPGNDDTWIPSIEDMPFHRLGGEAGVQALAEAFYDAMDASEPALARLHELDEHGKVSRGMRERFGLFLIGWLGGPQHYMEKHGHPRLRMRHGHVPVDVAQRDAWLRCMQRAMDARGVKGNVRRFLDNRFAEVADFLRNVEG
- a CDS encoding YaiI/YqxD family protein produces the protein MKIWVDADACPGPVRDILLRASQRLRVPTVFVANKRLTLPRSELVSTVQVGAGLDVADGYIASSAESGDLAVTQDIPLAALLVPKGVVVLDPRGELFSEENIAERLSVRNFMQELRDSGVMTGGPSGFSAQDRQQFAATLDRELTRLLKAR